The nucleotide sequence CTGACTGCTTACTTGAAGGAACGCTCGGACCTGAAAATCATCATCGCCTGCCCGACGCGGCGCGGTGCCTCCGACATTGCCGAGCGCATCGGTGCCGAACTGGGCCTGGACAAGGACGGCCAGCCGCAGATCGCCCTTGCCGTCAACGGCATGGAGCCCCCTCCCGGCGTAGCAAAGGGCGGTGTCGGTACCGGTGGACGGAACCTGCCCGTCGTCCGCACGGTTGCCTCCTGCAAGGCCTCCAATCCTCCGGTGTGCGACGTGATGATCGTTGACGAGGCATACCAGGTGACGTTCGCGGATATTACTGCCGCAGCGGACAACGCCGAGCAGCTTCTCATGGTGGGCGACCCCGGACAGATCGGCCCTGTCGTCACCGCCGACGTTTCCGCGTTCCGCGGCCACGACATTGCTCCGCAGATGCGTGCACCGGAAGTGTTCGCCAAGCAGGATTACACCGAGACCCACGCCTTGGAAACCACGTACCGCCTGGGCCAGGAGACGGTTGATGCCATTTCCTGCCTGTACAAGTTCCCGTTCACCTCGGCCCGCCCCGACCGCTACCTGACTGACGAGGACGGGGACCGCGTCTCGGAAATCGTCCCGATGCTCGTGGAGCCTGCAGCAACGTTCGACGACCTGCCGACCCTGGTCCAGGTTGCTGAATACGCCGCCGGCCTGATCGGTGTGGAACTCGTGGAGACAAGCCGGGACGGCGAGGCGTTCGCCCGTCCGCTGGAAGCAACCGACATTGCCATCGTGGTTGCCCACAACGCGCAGTCCTCCGGCATCACCGCAGTCCTGCGCTCCCTTGATGCCGAGGGGATCTTCGTCGGCACCGCTGACAAGATGCAGGGCGGCCAGTGGCACGCGGTAGTGGCCCTGGACCCGTTCATCGGCTACACCAACGCAGGCTCCCACCAGCTTGCTCCCGGCCGCCTGTGCGTCATGGCTTCGCGCCACATGACCCACCTGACCTGGGTGCATGACGGCAACTGGGAGACGGCGCTTCTGGACCCCGACATCGACCAGGAGGAAGCACGCCTTGGCCGCAAGGTCCGCTACGCCCTGACCGCCGAGTAGGGGCAGGCGGGTCGCCCGCTTCCCCGGCGCATGAAAAAGGACGGCTCCCGAAAGGGGGCCGTCCTTTGTGGTTTGGGGTCTTAGGCTGCTGCGGCCGCGGCTGCTTCTGCTTCAGCCACCTCGGTGCGGGCGCGGTAGCCGAGGTAGCCGGTGATGGCTACTAGCCCGAGGGCCAGGAGGGTGAGTCCGTTGTATGCCGGGTTCAGCAGGCCGATCAGTGCGGCGGCGGTCAGGAGGACGATTTGGGAGATTCGTGCGTTCATGTTTTCTATGTGTGCGGAGTGGCGCAGGTCTCTCACCACTTCCGTTTGTGTGCGGCGCCGTTTGCCGGACGATGTACGAAAAACGGCCCCGGACCCTTTTTGGGCATTGTCCGTAACCCATGCCCGAATCGGGACTGCACCGGCGGCGGACCGGCAGCAGACCTGATACATTCCTTCGCATGGGGAATCTTCTGGGCTATGCCCGCATGAGTACCGTCGACGAGCATCCTGATAGACAGGTGCAGGCCCTCACGGCGGCCGGCTGCACGCAGGTGTACACCGACCGCGCAACAGGGTCTCTTGAGCCGCGCCCCGAACTTGAAAAGCTCCTGTCGGAACTGTCTTCGGGCGACACCATGGTGATCTGCAGCCTTGACCGGCCGGGCCGTTCCATGCGGCACATTCTGTCGCTGGTTGCCGGCCTTTCTGAGCGCGGTATCGGGCTGCAGATCCTGGATGACGGGATCGACACCGAGGCCGCCGGCGGGTCAATGGTTTACAGCGTTTTCGCCGCCTTGACCGGGTTCGAACGAGCCCTGATCCGGGAGCGTACCAACGCCGCCCTTGCCGCGGCACGCGCCCGGGGACGGACCGGCGGGCGTCCTGCACTGCTTACTGAAGAGCAGACAGCCCAGGCCCGCGAAATGTACGCGCTCGGGGAAAAGACCGTATCCGAGATCGGTGAAGTGTTCGGCGTCAGCCGGACCACGGTCTACAGGGCCCTGGAACATAACGGAGACGCACCCGTACCTCCGCGCCGGCCGACGCGCAGGCCGGTTCCGGAAAGGTCCGGCACCTCCTCCTAACGGGCCGCGGTCAGGCCGCCTGGGCGCCGACTCCGTTGATGCTCCACAGCTCCCCGGGGGTAATCCAGAAGCTGGCCGGATCGTTGGACATCAGATTCTCAAGGTGCAGGCGCATGTGATGGCCGCACAGCATGATTTCGGCAACCGGGAAGACGAAAACGGCCCGGGCCGCGGACGGACAGTTGTCACAGGTGTCCCGGTAATCCAGGGGGCTTTCTGCACTCTGGGCAGCTAAAGCCGTGTTCAGGCGTTCGGACAGGGTTGATTCGGGAGCGGCGGGTTCCGCTGCGGTGGAAATACTCATACAGGCTATGTGTACGGCAGCCTGTCCGGCCCTCTTCAGTCCAGGGGTTCGGGGGTGCTGCGCAGGGCAGCGGAAACAGTATGGGTGACCATGGCGGCAATGATGGCGAAAGCTCCCCAGCTCATGACGTCCCCGGTAAAGTTGACGGCCCAGAAGAGTCCCAGGGTCACCGTCGCCAGCGCAGGCTCTACAGGGCTCCGGAAGCCGTTCCAGCCGGCCATCCCTGCGCTGATGATGTAGCCGACCGCCTTGAAGGTGCCGTAAACGGTCAGGGCGGCTATGACGATCCAGGCGCCGACCTGCTCGGGGCCGGCATACTCGAGCTGCATCGTCAGCCGGGCAGGATCCAGTGCGATGACCTTGAAGATGGTCATCAGGGTCGGGATGGTGAAGAGCACGGTCATCACCTTCACGGAGTTCTCGTACAGCTGTCCCAGCTCACTGACTTTTACGGAATCGCGTCTGATCCTTGTTTTCTCCATACCCTCCTACATGCGTCGATAACTGCGTGCAGGAGGGTGTGGGCTGCCCTCAGTCCAGCAGGGACGACTCCGCCTCCAACGAGCTGTGTTCCCTGGCGCCGAGGTAGTCCCACAGTTCCTGATTCGTGTCGTGGAAGGCTGTGTCCCCGGAACCGGTGGCCAGCAGGTCTGCGGAGAAGGGTGCCAGGCGGTGCATGATGACGGCCTGCAGCAGGGTCAGCTGGACGCGGTTTGCCCGCATCACGGCCGGCATCATTTCGAAGCCCTGGTGCGCGGACAGGTATTCGGCGTATTTCTCCGCAGCCCGGCGGCGGGAGCGCCTCAGAGGGGTTCTGGTGTTGTACCCCAAGGCCAGTGCATCCGAGGACTGGAGGGCGGTGACGACCTGTCGGGTGCGGGTATCGCCGGGCTCGCGCAGGTTCCACAGGTCCATGGTGGTGTCCGAGCGTCCGCCGGGAAGCATGCGGGTCCAGACCTCCGCGCGCTCGGCCCATTCCTTGTCGCTGACGCCTTCGGGGATGTTCTCGATGATGGCCTGGTAGCCGTACTCTTCGATCCCGGGAAAACCGTCCAGTGCTTCGATGTACTCGCGGCGGTCCGTGGCCATGATGAACAGGTGCCGTCCGGTGGCGGTGTCCTGTCCGATGCGCAGGGCCAGGGAATGGGGGTCGAACCAGACATAGTTCCGGTTCATGGATTCCTGCTCTTTGACCCAGGCGTTGTAGGCGTCGTCCAAGGGTGCCGCAGGACGGGGCCGGCCGTAGACGTCCGCGCGGTCGATGGAGTCGATGGCGGCGTCGATGAAGTATTCAGCATCGAGGCGGTCGCGGACGGGGTTCATGGCCAGGGCCAGGCGTCCAAGGAACTCAGCCGGGTCTGCACCGGGAGCAAGGCGGTATCCGTTGGGAACGTGAAGGAGTGTCATACCCCCTATGTGTGCGGCACGGTACCGCCTTCTCCCCCGGCTCCGGTTATTTCCAGGGAAGGCTGGATATGGGGTCCCCGTCGGCGATGGAATGCAGCAGGATGAACTTGCCTGTCCTGCTGTCCAGTTCTTCGATCAGCATGTCGTCGTGGGCGCGCCCCGCATACATTGCGCCGGTGATGGCGGCACGTGCGTAGCCGCGTGTGCGGTGGGTCTTGACGCGCGGTATGCGTGAGGGGATGGTCGTGCGCCATACAACCGGCGGCACATACGGGGCCGGCACTTCAGGGCTCCAGAGCAGCCATGCTTCTGCAGGATCCTCGCCTCCCACCCAGCTCCAGGCCCACCCGGTGGAATGGGTGCCGGGGATGCCGAAAGCGGTCCAGGAGTCCGGACCCGTTTTGATGACACCAAGGTCAGGGCGGCCGGCGGGGCAGGCAACGGAGTTCTCGGGCAGATCGGCCAGCTCGGCCTGGGACGTCATGGTTTTGAACGGATGCATGCCCTCCATGTGTGCGGCACGGCAGCGGCCGCTCTCCGATCCTTGTGCCCCGTGCGGGAAGTGCGGGTCGCTCCGCCGCACACATGGAGGGCATGAGTACTGCAGATGACCGGCCGCTGATCCTGCTGGATGTGGACGGCAACATCCTCACCTTCCCGGACCCTGCCAACGACTTCTCGGACCCCCGGGTGTCCTGGGCAGAGCACCCCGACGCCGGCCGGTACAACCCCCGGGTTGTGCCGTGGCTGCACGAGCTGGCCACCCTTGCCGAAGTCCGGTGGCTTACCTCCTGGCATGACGAGGCACGGACGGTTCTCGCCCCTGCCCTTGGACTGCCGGACTTCGAGGTTGAGGATTACCGCCGCTATTCCGACCCGGGCACCGACTACAAAATCCAGGCCGTCCGGCGCTACCTGGCTGCAGGGCGGAGGGTGGTCTGGATTGATGACGACATCCCGCACAGCCACGCCTACGACGATCTGTTCCACCGCGGGCAGGCCGGTTCCGGGCTGTTCATGGTCCGGCCGACGATCGAGGACGGCCTGACCGAAGCCCACATGATGCGTATCCGCTCCTTCCTGGCCGGATAGCCCCGGACACAGGGAAGGGCCCCGGGACGACTCTTTGCGGAATCGTGCCGGGGCCCTTCGTGTCTGCGCTAGAAGCGGGAGGAGCTTCCCGAGCCGGAGAAGCTGCCTCCGGAGGAGCCATACCCGGTGCTGGGCCGGCTGGCGGCCGCTGCTGCCTGACGGGCTGAACTCACACTGGAACGCCCTGCTGAGTAGCCGTGGTTGAACGATCCGGCGGAAATGAACACGGTGCCGGGGTAGGCGGTGTCCAGGATGCCGTTGGAACGGCGGGAGGGGCGCATGAAGGAATCGTCCATGGCCCGGCGCATCATCCTGGCTTCCTCCTGTGTCTTCGCATAGGCGTCCGACACGGCATAGGCATGCTGGCGGAGAAGCTCGGAGAGCTGCTGGCGGGCATCCCTCAGCCGGTCCAGCGCACTTTCGGGTGTGATTGCCCGGCGACCCAGATTCTCTGCCCAGTCGGACAGATTCCGAGAGGCAGCGTCACGGAATGCGGCCAGGGCGTTGGCTGTTCCGGGAGCGCCGGGGAAGCTGACGACGTTGTCGACTTCTTCCAGGTCCTTGCGGAAAGGCGCTACCTGGCGGTCCCACGCGCTTTCCCATCCGGGCGCAAGGTTCAGCAGGGAGTTGGTGTCGGCGATCAGGTCGTCGTCACCGTCCAGCTGAACCGCGATGCGCTCATACTCTTCCGCCTTCTTGCGGTTGCGGCCCTTCTTCATTTCCTTGTCGGTGAAGGCGTGGACCGTGTTGCTCAGGGTGGTTGCCTGCGAATAGGAATCTCCGAAGACGCGGTACTTCTCCAGGACGCGGGCACCGTAGGCGGAGCCGGAAGGAATCGTGTTGGCATTCAGCTCGGTGACGTCCAGGTCGGCGGTAACGCTGGAGTAGGAGGCGTCACC is from Arthrobacter sp. zg-Y1110 and encodes:
- a CDS encoding AAA family ATPase, with amino-acid sequence MTTIGLDLSDFGFAPDDDFDETVVLPAGAAVIPEGRSLVDGSALAKALYSVWSGAAVTIVDSPPGAGKTTLVTELTAYLKERSDLKIIIACPTRRGASDIAERIGAELGLDKDGQPQIALAVNGMEPPPGVAKGGVGTGGRNLPVVRTVASCKASNPPVCDVMIVDEAYQVTFADITAAADNAEQLLMVGDPGQIGPVVTADVSAFRGHDIAPQMRAPEVFAKQDYTETHALETTYRLGQETVDAISCLYKFPFTSARPDRYLTDEDGDRVSEIVPMLVEPAATFDDLPTLVQVAEYAAGLIGVELVETSRDGEAFARPLEATDIAIVVAHNAQSSGITAVLRSLDAEGIFVGTADKMQGGQWHAVVALDPFIGYTNAGSHQLAPGRLCVMASRHMTHLTWVHDGNWETALLDPDIDQEEARLGRKVRYALTAE
- a CDS encoding recombinase family protein → MGNLLGYARMSTVDEHPDRQVQALTAAGCTQVYTDRATGSLEPRPELEKLLSELSSGDTMVICSLDRPGRSMRHILSLVAGLSERGIGLQILDDGIDTEAAGGSMVYSVFAALTGFERALIRERTNAALAAARARGRTGGRPALLTEEQTAQAREMYALGEKTVSEIGEVFGVSRTTVYRALEHNGDAPVPPRRPTRRPVPERSGTSS
- a CDS encoding DUF5129 domain-containing protein, coding for MRRTLAALLLAVTALTGTATAAFADKPVDIIVEDTAGVLDKNTLIPAVKDIDFYEPTTVAVYTRAGAYEDNFNEEVLTYARAEHPEWLSADGQKWADGLYLFALDPVGRQVGTYMGEDRKVDLADRTAIQESTYDFLRDAQWTDGTIKGIESGAEIINRPWYKSPAFLGTMAFLGLGCAAGFITRLVVRARNLRLAREAIRKGDASYSSVTADLDVTELNANTIPSGSAYGARVLEKYRVFGDSYSQATTLSNTVHAFTDKEMKKGRNRKKAEEYERIAVQLDGDDDLIADTNSLLNLAPGWESAWDRQVAPFRKDLEEVDNVVSFPGAPGTANALAAFRDAASRNLSDWAENLGRRAITPESALDRLRDARQQLSELLRQHAYAVSDAYAKTQEEARMMRRAMDDSFMRPSRRSNGILDTAYPGTVFISAGSFNHGYSAGRSSVSSARQAAAAASRPSTGYGSSGGSFSGSGSSSRF